Proteins encoded together in one Yersinia mollaretii ATCC 43969 window:
- the lpxC gene encoding UDP-3-O-acyl-N-acetylglucosamine deacetylase produces MIKQRTLKRIVQATGVGLHTGKKVTLTMRPAPANTGVIYRRTDLNPPVDFPADAKSVRDTMLCTCLVNEHDVRISTVEHLNAALAGLGIDNIIIEVNAPEVPIMDGSASPFVYLLLDAGIEELNSAKKFLRLKETVRVEDGDKWAELSPFNGFRLDFTIDFNHPAIDSSTQRYRLDFSADSFVRQISRARTFGFMRDIEYLQSRGLCLGGSFDCAIVVDDYRVLNEDGLRFEDEFVRHKMLDAIGDLFMCGHNIIGAFTAYKSGHALNNKLLQAVLAKQEAWEFVTFQDEAEMPLAFKAPSTVLAY; encoded by the coding sequence ATGATCAAACAAAGGACTTTAAAACGTATTGTTCAGGCGACTGGCGTCGGTTTGCACACCGGTAAAAAAGTCACGCTAACAATGCGACCCGCGCCGGCTAATACCGGGGTCATCTATCGTCGCACTGACTTGAATCCACCGGTTGATTTTCCGGCAGATGCAAAATCCGTGCGTGATACCATGCTCTGTACTTGCCTGGTCAATGAGCATGACGTGCGTATTTCTACTGTTGAGCATCTCAACGCTGCTTTGGCAGGGTTAGGGATTGATAACATTATTATTGAAGTTAACGCTCCCGAAGTACCGATCATGGACGGTAGTGCCAGTCCATTCGTGTACTTGCTGTTAGATGCGGGTATCGAAGAGTTAAACTCTGCGAAGAAATTCTTGCGTCTGAAAGAGACAGTACGGGTTGAAGACGGTGATAAATGGGCTGAATTGTCTCCATTCAATGGATTCCGTTTAGATTTCACTATTGATTTTAATCACCCGGCGATTGACTCAAGTACTCAACGTTACCGTCTGGATTTTTCGGCCGATTCATTCGTCCGTCAAATTAGTCGTGCACGTACTTTTGGTTTCATGCGCGATATCGAGTATCTACAGTCCCGTGGTTTGTGCCTGGGCGGTAGTTTCGATTGTGCCATCGTGGTAGATGATTACCGCGTATTAAATGAAGATGGTCTGCGCTTCGAAGATGAGTTTGTTCGTCACAAAATGCTGGATGCGATTGGTGACCTGTTTATGTGTGGCCATAATATTATTGGCGCATTTACGGCGTACAAATCGGGTCATGCTTTAAATAACAAGCTGTTGCAAGCGGTTTTAGCGAAGCAAGAAGCTTGGGAATTTGTGACGTTCCAAGACGAAGCTGAAATGCCATTGGCATTCAAAGCACCGTCTACGGTATTAGCTTACTAA
- the ftsW gene encoding cell division protein FtsW — protein sequence MRVPGLGLFNSVKHFVMGSRESDTTSMVLYDRTLLWLTFGLAIIGFVMVTSASMPIGQRLASDPFLFAKRDALYLALAFGLSLVTLRIPMAVWQRYSNIMLLISLVMLLVVLVVGSSVNGASRWIALGPLRIQPAELSKLSLFCYLASYLVRKVEEVRSNFWGFCKPMGVMVILAVLLLAQPDLGTVVVLFVTTLAMLFLAGAKMWQFLAIIGSGVFAVCLLIVAEPYRMRRVTSFWNPWADPFGSGYQLTQSLMAFGRGEFWGQGLGNSVQKLEYLPEAHTDFIFSILGEELGYFGVVLALLMVFFVAFRAMSIGRRALEIDQRFSGFLACSIGVWFSFQALVNVGAAAGMLPTKGLTLPLISYGGSSLIIMSTAIVLLLRIDFETRLAKAQAFVRSAR from the coding sequence ATGCGGGTGCCAGGGCTGGGGCTGTTTAATAGCGTAAAACATTTTGTGATGGGATCGCGGGAGAGCGACACCACCAGCATGGTGCTTTACGACAGAACCTTGCTGTGGCTGACATTCGGTTTGGCGATCATCGGTTTTGTGATGGTGACCTCGGCCTCAATGCCAATTGGTCAACGTCTGGCCAGTGACCCATTCCTGTTTGCTAAACGTGACGCGCTCTATTTGGCGCTGGCTTTTGGTCTATCGCTGGTGACGTTGCGCATCCCGATGGCGGTCTGGCAGCGCTACAGCAATATTATGCTATTGATTTCACTTGTGATGCTCTTGGTGGTGTTGGTTGTGGGTAGTTCGGTCAACGGTGCATCACGCTGGATTGCATTGGGGCCGCTGCGTATTCAGCCCGCAGAGTTATCCAAGCTGTCACTATTTTGTTATCTTGCGAGCTATTTGGTCCGCAAGGTCGAGGAGGTCCGCAGTAACTTTTGGGGCTTCTGTAAACCGATGGGCGTGATGGTCATTCTGGCGGTGCTACTGCTGGCACAGCCCGATTTAGGCACCGTGGTGGTGCTGTTTGTCACCACGCTAGCGATGCTGTTTTTGGCTGGGGCCAAAATGTGGCAGTTTCTGGCGATTATCGGCTCCGGTGTTTTTGCGGTTTGTCTGCTGATTGTTGCCGAACCCTACCGTATGCGCCGCGTTACCTCATTCTGGAACCCGTGGGCTGATCCATTTGGTAGCGGTTACCAGTTAACCCAGTCACTGATGGCATTTGGGCGCGGTGAATTCTGGGGGCAAGGCTTAGGGAATTCAGTGCAGAAACTGGAGTATTTACCGGAAGCCCATACCGACTTCATTTTCTCGATTTTAGGCGAAGAACTCGGGTATTTCGGTGTGGTTCTTGCATTGTTAATGGTATTCTTCGTCGCTTTTCGTGCTATGTCCATCGGGCGTCGCGCATTAGAGATAGATCAGCGATTTTCTGGCTTTTTGGCCTGCTCAATTGGCGTTTGGTTTAGCTTTCAGGCACTGGTTAACGTTGGGGCTGCGGCTGGGATGTTGCCGACCAAAGGTTTGACATTGCCACTGATAAGTTACGGTGGTTCGAGCCTGATTATTATGTCAACCGCGATAGTGCTGTTGTTACGTATTGATTTTGAAACACGTTTGGCAAAAGCCCAAGCGTTTGTAAGGAGTGCCCGATGA
- the ftsQ gene encoding cell division protein FtsQ has translation MSQAALNARERAAENTAARRSNGGQLAGLVFLLMVLGTILWGGWVVVGWMKDASRLPLSKLVVTGERHYTTNDDIRQAILALGAPGTFMTQDVNIIQQQIERLPWIQQASVRKQWPDELKIHLVEYVPFARWNDLHMVDEQGRSFSVPSERMGKQTLPLLYGPEGSEQDVLEGYRVMSKVLAANKYQLKMVAMSARHSWQLALDNDVRLELGRDDRMGRLQRFIELYPLLQQQPDKRVSYIDLRYETGAAIGWAPVFIGSQGGEPPINGQQNSNPQQNQAQAKQQ, from the coding sequence ATGTCACAAGCTGCCCTGAATGCGCGTGAACGCGCGGCTGAAAATACCGCAGCCCGGCGCAGTAACGGAGGCCAATTGGCAGGATTAGTTTTCCTGCTGATGGTGCTCGGGACCATCCTCTGGGGTGGTTGGGTGGTGGTGGGTTGGATGAAAGACGCCAGTCGGCTACCGCTGTCGAAACTGGTGGTGACCGGTGAGCGCCATTACACCACCAATGATGATATTCGTCAGGCGATTCTGGCATTGGGCGCACCGGGTACGTTTATGACGCAGGATGTGAATATCATCCAGCAACAGATTGAGCGGTTACCTTGGATTCAACAGGCCAGTGTGCGTAAACAGTGGCCGGATGAGCTGAAAATCCATCTGGTGGAGTATGTGCCCTTTGCCCGCTGGAATGATTTGCATATGGTTGATGAGCAGGGGCGGTCATTCAGTGTGCCTTCTGAGCGAATGGGCAAACAGACATTGCCACTACTGTATGGCCCGGAAGGCAGTGAACAGGATGTTCTGGAAGGCTACCGGGTAATGAGCAAGGTGTTAGCGGCCAACAAGTATCAGCTAAAAATGGTGGCGATGAGCGCCCGACATTCTTGGCAGTTGGCCTTAGATAATGATGTTCGGCTGGAGCTGGGACGGGATGACCGGATGGGGCGTTTACAACGTTTCATCGAGTTATATCCGCTGTTGCAACAGCAGCCAGATAAACGCGTCAGTTATATAGATTTGCGGTATGAGACAGGGGCGGCAATAGGTTGGGCTCCGGTATTCATCGGCAGTCAGGGTGGTGAGCCACCGATAAATGGCCAGCAGAACAGTAATCCGCAACAGAATCAGGCACAGGCAAAACAACAATGA
- the ftsA gene encoding cell division protein FtsA: protein MIKSTDRKLVVGLEIGTAKVSALVGEVLPDGMVNIIGVGSCPSRGMDKGGVNDLESVVKCVQRAIDQAELMADCQISSVYLALSGKHISCQNEIGMVPISEEEVTQEDVENVVHTAKSVRVRDEHRILHVIPQEYAIDYQEGIKNPVGLSGVRMQAKVHLITCHNDMAKNIVKAVERCGLKVDQLIFAGLAASYAVLTEDERELGVCVVDIGGGTMDMAVYTGGALRHTKVIPYAGNVVTSDIAYAFGTPPTDAEAIKVRHGCALGSIVSKDESVEVPSVGGRPPRSLQRQTLAEVIEPRYTELLNLVNDEILQLQEQLRQQGVKHHLAAGIVLTGGAAQIDGLAECAQRVFHAQVRIGQPLNITGLTDYAQEPYYSTAVGLLHYGKESHLSGESEVEKRASVGNWFKRINSWLRKEF, encoded by the coding sequence ATGATCAAGTCGACGGACAGAAAATTGGTAGTAGGTCTTGAGATCGGAACGGCAAAGGTCTCCGCATTGGTAGGGGAAGTTCTGCCCGATGGCATGGTCAATATTATTGGGGTAGGCAGCTGCCCATCCCGTGGCATGGATAAGGGTGGGGTTAACGACCTTGAATCGGTAGTGAAATGCGTTCAGCGCGCTATCGATCAGGCTGAGTTAATGGCAGATTGCCAAATTTCATCTGTTTATTTGGCGTTATCGGGTAAACATATCAGTTGTCAGAATGAAATAGGGATGGTTCCTATTTCAGAAGAAGAAGTAACTCAGGAAGATGTAGAGAACGTAGTGCATACCGCGAAGTCGGTGCGTGTGCGTGATGAGCATCGCATCCTGCATGTTATTCCGCAGGAATATGCCATCGATTATCAGGAAGGCATCAAAAATCCTGTCGGTCTTTCTGGTGTGCGGATGCAGGCCAAAGTGCACCTGATTACCTGCCATAACGATATGGCAAAAAATATCGTCAAAGCGGTTGAACGTTGTGGCCTCAAAGTGGACCAACTTATCTTCGCCGGTTTGGCCGCAAGTTATGCCGTATTGACTGAAGATGAACGTGAGCTAGGTGTCTGTGTGGTCGACATCGGCGGTGGCACTATGGATATGGCGGTCTATACCGGTGGCGCGTTACGGCACACCAAAGTGATCCCTTACGCCGGGAATGTGGTCACCAGCGACATAGCTTATGCCTTCGGTACACCGCCAACAGATGCGGAAGCGATTAAAGTTCGACACGGCTGTGCGCTCGGGTCGATAGTCAGCAAGGACGAAAGTGTAGAAGTGCCAAGTGTTGGCGGACGCCCTCCCCGTAGTCTGCAAAGACAGACGCTCGCGGAGGTTATAGAACCACGCTACACCGAGTTGCTGAATTTGGTTAACGACGAGATTTTACAATTGCAGGAGCAACTGCGTCAGCAAGGCGTGAAGCATCATCTGGCAGCCGGTATCGTGCTGACGGGCGGTGCGGCACAAATTGATGGTCTGGCTGAATGCGCACAACGGGTGTTCCATGCCCAGGTTCGCATCGGTCAACCGCTCAATATCACCGGGCTGACGGATTATGCACAGGAACCCTATTACTCCACTGCTGTTGGATTGTTGCATTACGGTAAAGAGTCTCACCTCAGTGGTGAGTCAGAAGTAGAAAAACGTGCCTCAGTGGGCAATTGGTTTAAACGTATCAATAGCTGGCTGAGAAAAGAGTTTTAA
- the murC gene encoding UDP-N-acetylmuramate--L-alanine ligase, translating to MNTQQLAKLRTIVPEMRRVRHIHFIGIGGAGMGGIAEVLANEGYQISGSDLAPNPVTQHLASLGAQIYFHHRPENVLDASVVVVSTAISADNPEIVAAREARIPVIRRAEMLAELMRYRHGIAVAGTHGKTTTTAMVSSIYAEAGLDPTFVNGGLVKAAGTHARLGSSRYLIAEADESDASFLHLQPMVAIVTNIEADHMDTYQGDFENLKQTFINFLHNLPFYGRAVMCIDDPVVRELLPRVGRHITTYGFSDDADVQIASYRQEGPQGHFTIKRLDKPLMTVTLNAPGRHNALNAAAAIAVATEEGIEDEDILSALAGFQGTGRRFDFLGNFPLALVNGKEGSAMLVDDYGHHPTEVDATVKAARAGWPDKRIVMVFQPHRYTRTRDLYDDFANVLSQVDVLLMLDVYAAGEAPIPGADSRSLCRTIRNRGKLDPILVSDSETVPEVLAQVLNGDDLILVQGAGNIGKIARKLAELKLQPQIKNEEHHG from the coding sequence GTGAATACACAGCAACTGGCGAAACTACGAACTATCGTGCCCGAGATGCGCCGCGTCCGGCACATTCACTTTATCGGCATTGGTGGTGCTGGTATGGGTGGTATCGCTGAAGTGTTGGCAAACGAAGGTTATCAGATTAGTGGTTCAGATTTGGCACCCAACCCGGTCACTCAGCATTTGGCTTCATTGGGCGCACAGATCTATTTCCATCACCGTCCAGAAAACGTGTTAGATGCCAGTGTGGTGGTGGTTTCAACGGCAATCTCTGCGGACAACCCAGAGATTGTCGCGGCTCGCGAGGCGCGTATTCCGGTGATCCGCCGCGCAGAAATGTTGGCTGAACTGATGCGTTATCGCCATGGGATTGCCGTTGCAGGCACTCACGGCAAAACCACCACGACCGCCATGGTTTCCAGCATTTATGCTGAAGCGGGTTTAGATCCGACCTTTGTGAATGGTGGGCTGGTGAAAGCGGCGGGGACACACGCGCGTTTGGGTTCTAGCCGTTATCTGATAGCCGAAGCGGATGAAAGTGATGCATCATTCCTGCATTTGCAGCCAATGGTGGCGATTGTCACCAATATTGAAGCCGACCACATGGATACCTATCAGGGCGACTTCGAGAACTTAAAACAGACATTTATTAACTTTTTGCACAATTTGCCATTCTATGGCCGTGCGGTGATGTGTATCGATGATCCTGTCGTGCGCGAGTTGTTGCCACGTGTTGGCCGTCACATCACCACTTATGGTTTTAGCGACGATGCCGATGTACAGATCGCCAGTTATCGCCAAGAAGGTCCACAGGGGCACTTCACGATCAAGCGCTTGGATAAGCCATTGATGACCGTGACCTTGAATGCACCGGGTCGTCACAACGCGCTGAATGCAGCGGCGGCGATAGCTGTGGCGACGGAAGAGGGCATTGAGGACGAGGATATCCTGAGTGCGCTGGCAGGGTTTCAGGGGACAGGTCGCCGTTTTGATTTCCTCGGCAACTTCCCACTGGCACTGGTCAATGGCAAAGAGGGTAGTGCGATGCTGGTGGATGATTACGGTCATCACCCAACGGAAGTGGATGCCACCGTCAAAGCCGCGCGTGCTGGGTGGCCGGATAAACGCATCGTGATGGTTTTCCAGCCGCACCGCTATACCCGCACCCGCGACTTGTACGACGATTTTGCTAATGTGTTATCGCAAGTTGATGTTTTGCTGATGTTGGATGTGTATGCCGCAGGTGAAGCGCCGATCCCCGGTGCTGATAGCCGCTCGTTATGCCGCACCATCCGTAATCGTGGCAAGTTAGACCCGATTTTGGTTTCAGACAGTGAAACCGTACCAGAAGTATTGGCGCAAGTGCTGAATGGCGATGATCTTATTCTGGTTCAGGGCGCAGGTAACATTGGTAAAATTGCCCGTAAATTGGCTGAGCTTAAATTGCAGCCACAGATAAAAAACGAGGAACATCATGGCTGA
- the ftsZ gene encoding cell division protein FtsZ yields MFEPMELTNDAVIKVIGVGGGGGNAVEHMVRERIEGVEFFAVNTDAQALRKTAVGQTIQIGSGITKGLGAGANPEVGRNSAEEDREALRAALEGADMVFIAAGMGGGTGTGAAPVVAEVAKELGILTVAVVTKPFNFEGKKRMAFAEQGIAELSKHVDSLITIPNDKLLKVLGRGISLLDAFGAANDVLKGAVQGIAELITRPGLMNVDFADVRTVMSEMGYAMMGSGVACGEDRAEEAAEMAISSPLLEDIDLSGARGVLVNITAGFDLRLDEFETVGNTIRAFASDNATVVIGTSLDPEMNDELRVTVVATGIGMDKRPEITLVTNKQTQPVMDHRYQQHGMSPLPQEVKPAAKVVNDPTAQTNKEPDYLDIPAFLRKQAD; encoded by the coding sequence ATGTTTGAACCTATGGAACTAACCAATGACGCGGTGATTAAAGTCATCGGCGTCGGTGGTGGCGGTGGCAATGCCGTCGAACACATGGTGCGCGAGCGCATCGAAGGTGTTGAATTCTTTGCCGTTAATACAGACGCTCAGGCGCTACGTAAGACGGCTGTCGGCCAAACCATCCAGATCGGTAGCGGTATTACCAAAGGTTTGGGTGCTGGTGCGAACCCAGAAGTGGGCCGCAATTCAGCTGAAGAAGACCGTGAAGCTCTGCGTGCTGCTCTTGAAGGCGCGGACATGGTCTTTATCGCCGCAGGTATGGGCGGTGGTACAGGTACGGGCGCTGCCCCTGTGGTTGCCGAAGTCGCAAAAGAGTTGGGTATCCTGACCGTAGCCGTGGTAACCAAGCCTTTCAATTTTGAAGGCAAAAAACGCATGGCGTTTGCTGAGCAGGGTATAGCTGAGTTGTCCAAACATGTGGACTCACTGATCACTATTCCGAACGATAAGTTGCTGAAAGTTCTGGGTCGTGGCATCTCTTTACTGGATGCATTCGGTGCGGCTAACGACGTATTGAAAGGCGCTGTTCAGGGTATCGCTGAGCTGATCACCCGCCCAGGTCTGATGAACGTCGACTTTGCTGACGTGCGCACCGTGATGTCCGAAATGGGTTATGCCATGATGGGCTCCGGTGTGGCTTGTGGTGAAGATCGTGCGGAAGAAGCAGCAGAAATGGCGATTTCCAGCCCGTTGCTGGAAGATATCGACCTGTCTGGTGCTCGTGGCGTGCTGGTCAACATCACTGCTGGTTTCGATTTGCGTTTGGATGAATTCGAAACTGTGGGTAATACCATTCGTGCATTCGCGTCCGACAATGCGACCGTGGTTATCGGTACATCGTTAGACCCGGAAATGAATGACGAACTGCGCGTCACTGTGGTGGCAACCGGTATCGGGATGGATAAACGTCCTGAAATTACTCTGGTGACCAACAAACAGACTCAGCCTGTGATGGACCACCGTTACCAGCAGCATGGCATGTCACCTTTGCCTCAGGAAGTTAAACCTGCGGCTAAAGTGGTTAATGACCCTACTGCTCAAACCAATAAAGAGCCCGATTATTTGGATATTCCGGCATTTTTGCGCAAGCAAGCCGACTAA
- a CDS encoding D-alanine--D-alanine ligase gives MAEKVAVLLGGTSAEREVSLLSGQAVLAGLREAGIDAHGVDTKDFPVTQLKEQGFDKVFIALHGRGGEDGTLQGVLEFLGLPYTGSGVMASALTMDKLRTKWVWQALGLPISPYVALNRQQFETLSPDELAARVAKLGLPLIVKPSHEGSSVGMSKVDHANELQGALVEAFRHDTDVLIEKWLSGPEFTVGILGDDVLPSIRIQVPGVFYDYEAKYLSDETQYFCPSGLSTELEQQLAALALQAYQALGCSGWGRVDVMQDSDGNFYLLEVNTSPGMTSHSLVPMAARQYGLSFSQLVARILTLAD, from the coding sequence ATGGCTGAGAAAGTTGCGGTACTGCTGGGGGGAACCTCCGCTGAACGTGAAGTGTCATTGCTATCCGGTCAGGCGGTTTTAGCGGGCCTGCGAGAAGCTGGCATCGACGCACATGGCGTTGATACCAAAGACTTTCCGGTAACTCAGCTTAAAGAACAGGGTTTTGATAAGGTATTTATCGCCTTACATGGCCGTGGTGGCGAAGATGGTACCTTACAAGGCGTTTTAGAGTTTCTGGGCCTGCCTTATACCGGCAGCGGCGTAATGGCCTCCGCCCTGACCATGGACAAATTGCGCACTAAATGGGTGTGGCAGGCGCTGGGTTTACCGATTTCGCCTTATGTTGCGTTGAATCGCCAACAGTTTGAAACACTTTCGCCAGACGAATTGGCGGCACGTGTGGCTAAGCTTGGCCTGCCGTTAATCGTGAAGCCAAGCCATGAAGGCTCCAGTGTCGGTATGAGCAAGGTAGATCACGCCAATGAGTTACAGGGTGCGCTGGTGGAAGCATTCCGCCATGACACTGATGTGCTGATTGAAAAATGGCTGAGCGGCCCGGAATTTACCGTGGGAATACTCGGCGATGACGTTTTACCGTCTATCCGAATTCAAGTACCCGGCGTGTTTTATGATTATGAAGCTAAGTATTTGTCAGACGAAACACAGTACTTCTGCCCAAGCGGCCTGAGCACTGAGTTAGAACAACAATTAGCGGCATTGGCATTACAGGCTTATCAGGCGCTGGGTTGCAGTGGTTGGGGTCGTGTTGATGTGATGCAAGACAGTGACGGCAATTTTTATCTGCTTGAGGTGAACACTTCACCGGGTATGACTAGCCACAGTTTAGTGCCGATGGCAGCCCGCCAATATGGGTTGAGTTTCTCCCAGTTGGTGGCCCGAATTCTGACGTTGGCTGACTGA
- a CDS encoding DUF721 domain-containing protein encodes MRENRPQLLDVLFDDAVAAENGPLHNVQQRATALLKLNRAVKGLLPSQLQPWCRVANYRQSVLVLETANASWLMRLRYEQPALLSALRAQILPSLSSIDIRINPSLMAKGHNLTQDAAKSSENLGKSPPLRHLSLESAKELRGLASRSPEKLRTILERLAALAGESANATKSDGDK; translated from the coding sequence ATGCGTGAAAACCGCCCACAATTATTAGATGTTCTGTTCGATGATGCGGTTGCAGCAGAAAATGGACCGCTACATAACGTACAACAACGCGCGACTGCACTGTTAAAACTTAACCGTGCGGTAAAAGGATTACTCCCTTCACAATTGCAGCCGTGGTGCCGTGTTGCTAACTATCGACAGAGTGTTTTAGTGCTAGAAACCGCGAATGCCAGCTGGTTAATGCGCTTACGTTATGAGCAACCCGCTTTACTTTCTGCACTACGAGCGCAAATTCTACCATCATTGTCTTCAATCGACATCAGGATTAATCCATCGTTAATGGCTAAGGGTCATAACCTGACTCAAGATGCCGCAAAATCGTCGGAAAATCTTGGGAAATCTCCGCCATTACGCCATTTAAGTTTGGAAAGTGCTAAGGAATTAAGAGGATTAGCGAGCCGTAGCCCTGAGAAATTGAGGACGATATTGGAACGATTAGCTGCGTTGGCCGGAGAGAGTGCCAACGCAACCAAAAGTGATGGTGATAAATAG
- the murG gene encoding undecaprenyldiphospho-muramoylpentapeptide beta-N-acetylglucosaminyltransferase: protein MSGKTKRLMVMAGGTGGHVFPGLAVAHHLMAQGWQVRWLGTADRMEASLVPQHGIEIDFIQISGLRGKGLMAQLTAPVRIYRAVRQAKKIMRDYQPDVVLGMGGYVSGPGGLAAWLCGIPVVLHEQNGIAGLTNRWLARIAKKVLQAFPGAFPDADVVGNPVRTDVLALPLPAERLAGREGPIRVLVIGGSQGARVLNQTMPQVAATLGEQITLWHQVGKGALSDVLQAYQQAGQGDQHQVVEFIDDMAAAYAWADVVVCRSGALTVSEVAAAGLPAIFVPFQHKDRQQYWNALPLEKAGAAKIIEQPQFTAQAVSSLLADWDRATLLTMAERARTVAIPDATERVAAEVVAVSK, encoded by the coding sequence ATGAGTGGGAAGACCAAGCGTTTAATGGTGATGGCCGGTGGCACTGGGGGGCATGTCTTCCCCGGTTTGGCCGTGGCACATCATTTGATGGCGCAAGGCTGGCAGGTGCGCTGGTTAGGCACTGCAGACCGAATGGAAGCGTCATTAGTCCCCCAACATGGCATTGAGATTGATTTCATCCAGATTTCAGGTTTGCGCGGTAAGGGGCTGATGGCCCAACTGACAGCTCCAGTGCGGATTTATCGCGCGGTGCGTCAGGCGAAGAAAATCATGCGTGATTATCAGCCCGATGTGGTGCTGGGCATGGGCGGCTATGTTTCCGGCCCCGGTGGTTTGGCGGCATGGCTGTGTGGTATTCCGGTGGTGTTGCATGAGCAAAACGGCATTGCCGGTTTGACTAACCGCTGGCTGGCGAGAATCGCGAAGAAGGTTTTGCAGGCATTTCCGGGCGCATTCCCCGATGCCGATGTGGTGGGTAATCCGGTTCGCACTGATGTATTGGCATTGCCACTGCCGGCTGAGCGTTTGGCGGGCCGTGAAGGGCCGATTCGCGTATTGGTCATCGGTGGCAGTCAGGGCGCGCGGGTACTGAACCAAACGATGCCGCAAGTGGCTGCAACACTGGGTGAGCAGATCACGCTTTGGCATCAGGTAGGTAAAGGTGCATTGTCCGACGTCTTGCAGGCTTACCAGCAAGCAGGGCAGGGGGATCAACATCAGGTTGTCGAATTTATCGATGATATGGCGGCCGCCTATGCTTGGGCTGATGTGGTGGTTTGCCGCTCAGGCGCACTGACTGTTAGCGAAGTGGCTGCCGCAGGGTTACCGGCGATATTTGTGCCATTTCAACATAAAGATCGGCAGCAATATTGGAATGCACTGCCGCTGGAGAAAGCGGGGGCCGCCAAAATCATCGAGCAGCCGCAATTTACCGCGCAAGCGGTGAGCAGCCTACTCGCTGATTGGGATCGTGCAACCTTACTGACGATGGCTGAGCGAGCAAGAACCGTGGCGATTCCTGACGCGACAGAGCGTGTGGCGGCTGAAGTGGTCGCTGTCAGTAAGTGA
- the murD gene encoding UDP-N-acetylmuramoyl-L-alanine--D-glutamate ligase yields the protein MVDYQGKKVVIIGLGLTGLSCVDFFMARGVTPRVMDTRINPAGLDKLPESIERHVGGLNPQWLLDADLIVASPGIALAHPALSDAADAGVEIVGDIELFCRENPAPIVAITGSNGKSTVTTLVGEMAKAAGWQVGVGGNIGVPALTLLKQENQLVVLELSSFQLETTTSLRASAATILNVTEDHTDRYPFGLQQYRAAKLRVYENAKVCVVNADDALTMPVRGADSRCISFGVDVGDYHLNKQQGEIWLRVQGEKVLNTREMKLTGRHNYTNALAALALADAVGIPRSSSLKALTTFTGLPHRFQLVFEHNGVRWINDSKATNVGSTEAALEGLQVDGTLHLLLGGDGKSADFSGLTRFLQGDQIKVYCFGRDGEELAALRPEVSQLTETMEQAMVLLSKNLAPGDMVLLSPACASLDQFRSFEQRGDEFARLAEELG from the coding sequence TTTCTTTATGGCGCGCGGTGTTACGCCGCGTGTGATGGATACCCGAATCAACCCTGCCGGGCTGGACAAGTTACCCGAAAGTATTGAGCGCCATGTCGGTGGCCTGAATCCGCAGTGGCTGCTGGATGCCGACTTGATTGTTGCTAGCCCCGGTATTGCACTGGCACACCCCGCGTTAAGTGATGCCGCTGATGCGGGGGTTGAAATTGTTGGTGATATCGAACTGTTCTGCCGTGAGAACCCAGCCCCTATCGTGGCGATTACCGGCTCTAACGGTAAAAGCACCGTGACCACCCTAGTCGGCGAGATGGCGAAAGCGGCGGGTTGGCAGGTGGGTGTCGGTGGCAACATTGGCGTTCCGGCCCTCACGCTGTTGAAACAAGAGAACCAATTGGTGGTGTTAGAGCTGTCCAGCTTCCAGTTGGAGACCACCACGAGCTTACGGGCCAGTGCGGCCACCATACTGAACGTGACGGAAGATCACACTGATCGTTATCCGTTCGGTTTGCAGCAATATCGTGCAGCTAAGCTGCGGGTGTATGAAAACGCTAAAGTTTGTGTCGTGAATGCCGATGACGCGCTGACCATGCCAGTGCGTGGTGCTGATAGCCGCTGCATCAGTTTTGGGGTCGATGTGGGTGATTATCACCTCAATAAGCAGCAGGGCGAAATCTGGCTGCGAGTGCAGGGTGAGAAAGTGCTGAATACCCGTGAGATGAAACTCACTGGGCGTCATAACTACACTAATGCGCTGGCGGCACTGGCGCTGGCTGATGCTGTGGGTATCCCGCGTTCATCCAGCTTGAAGGCATTGACCACATTTACTGGCCTGCCACATCGCTTCCAACTGGTGTTTGAGCACAATGGTGTGCGCTGGATTAATGACTCGAAAGCGACCAATGTGGGCAGCACTGAAGCGGCGTTAGAGGGTTTACAGGTTGATGGCACCTTGCATTTATTACTGGGCGGCGACGGCAAGTCCGCTGATTTCTCTGGATTGACGCGCTTTTTGCAAGGTGACCAAATCAAAGTTTACTGTTTTGGTCGTGATGGCGAAGAGTTGGCCGCACTGCGCCCTGAGGTCTCTCAATTAACCGAGACGATGGAGCAGGCAATGGTTTTGCTGTCGAAAAATCTGGCACCGGGAGACATGGTGTTGTTGTCACCTGCCTGCGCCAGCTTGGACCAATTCCGCAGCTTCGAGCAACGTGGTGATGAGTTTGCGCGTTTGGCAGAGGAGCTGGGCTGA